Proteins found in one Desulfobacteraceae bacterium genomic segment:
- a CDS encoding branched-chain amino acid ABC transporter permease, whose translation MEQFFQQLTNGLAVGGIYALIALGYTMVYGVLKLINFAHGDLFTIGAYLGLTLLTTMGLADRLGPLGAVLLLAVMVMGLVGVIGALLERIAYRPLRESPRLSAVVSALGASIFFQNTVMLIYGARFRVYPHDILPKVAVNIFGLQIPLIRILMLLTSVLLMVALYLFIQRTKIGTAIRAAAIDQGAARLMGIDVDKVIMIVFLIGPSLGGAAGLMVGLYYGQINFTMGWIYGLKAFTAAILGGIGNIPGAMVGGILLGVIEALGAAYISIAWKDAIAFCVLILILIVRPTGLLGERVAEKV comes from the coding sequence ATGGAACAGTTTTTCCAGCAACTCACCAACGGTCTGGCGGTCGGCGGGATCTACGCCCTGATCGCCCTCGGCTACACGATGGTCTACGGGGTCCTGAAGCTGATCAACTTCGCCCACGGCGACCTCTTCACCATCGGCGCCTACCTGGGGTTGACCCTGCTGACCACCATGGGCCTGGCCGACCGCCTGGGGCCGCTTGGCGCCGTGCTGCTGCTGGCCGTGATGGTCATGGGTCTGGTGGGCGTCATCGGGGCCCTGCTGGAGCGCATCGCCTACCGGCCCCTGCGCGAATCCCCGCGGCTTTCGGCCGTCGTCTCCGCCCTGGGGGCCTCGATCTTTTTCCAGAACACGGTCATGCTGATCTATGGGGCGCGCTTCCGGGTCTACCCCCACGACATCCTGCCCAAGGTCGCCGTCAACATCTTCGGCCTCCAGATCCCCCTGATCCGCATCCTGATGTTGCTGACATCGGTGCTGCTGATGGTGGCCCTCTATCTGTTCATCCAGCGTACCAAGATCGGGACCGCCATCCGGGCGGCGGCCATCGACCAGGGGGCCGCGCGGCTGATGGGCATCGATGTCGACAAGGTGATCATGATCGTCTTTCTCATCGGCCCCTCCCTGGGCGGGGCCGCCGGATTGATGGTGGGCCTCTATTACGGTCAGATCAACTTCACCATGGGTTGGATTTACGGCCTCAAGGCCTTTACCGCGGCCATCCTGGGCGGCATCGGCAACATTCCGGGAGCCATGGTGGGCGGGATTCTCCTGGGGGTGATCGAAGCCCTGGGGGCGGCCTATATTTCCATCGCCTGGAAGGACGCGATCGCCTTCTGTGTGCTGATCCTTATCCTGATCGTGCGCCCCACCGGTCTTCTCGGTGAACGGGTGGCGGAAAAAGTATGA
- a CDS encoding branched-chain amino acid ABC transporter permease produces the protein MKTRRSLIYALFCGILVVLPVFLNAYWVDVLNNVGLYGILALSLNVILGYAGMFHMGHAAFYAIGAYTTAILNTTYHIPVLWLMPLSGLVAGFFALIVARPIIHLRGDYLLIVTIGMVEIVRIALINNVFGITGGANGIFGIARPEIFGFKIRRPHEFFYLIWAFMAVTIYLFYRLENSRFGRALTYLREDDVAAEGSGINTAHYKLAAFVIGAFWAGMVGTLYAAKMTIIAPESFNFWESVVMFMIVLLGGSGSIPGVILGAFLVVGLPEIFREFATARMLIFGAAMVAMMIFRTEGILPPQPRKYPPVGDRLAGEAKP, from the coding sequence ATGAAGACCAGACGATCCCTCATCTACGCGCTGTTCTGCGGCATTCTGGTGGTGCTGCCGGTTTTTCTGAATGCCTACTGGGTGGATGTGCTCAACAACGTCGGCCTCTACGGCATCCTGGCGCTGAGCCTGAACGTGATTTTGGGCTACGCCGGGATGTTCCACATGGGGCACGCCGCCTTTTACGCCATCGGCGCCTATACCACCGCGATCCTCAACACCACCTATCACATCCCGGTCCTCTGGCTGATGCCCCTCAGCGGCCTGGTGGCCGGTTTTTTCGCCCTGATCGTGGCCCGCCCCATCATCCACTTGCGGGGTGACTATCTGCTGATCGTCACCATCGGGATGGTGGAAATCGTCCGGATCGCGCTGATCAACAACGTCTTCGGCATCACCGGCGGGGCCAACGGCATTTTCGGCATCGCGCGCCCCGAGATCTTCGGCTTCAAAATCCGCCGGCCCCACGAGTTCTTCTATCTGATCTGGGCCTTCATGGCGGTCACCATCTACCTCTTTTACCGCCTGGAAAACTCCCGCTTCGGCCGCGCCTTGACCTATCTGCGCGAGGACGACGTGGCCGCCGAGGGCAGCGGCATCAACACGGCCCACTACAAGCTGGCGGCGTTCGTCATCGGGGCCTTCTGGGCGGGGATGGTGGGCACCCTGTACGCGGCCAAAATGACCATCATCGCTCCCGAATCCTTCAATTTCTGGGAGTCGGTGGTCATGTTCATGATCGTCCTGCTGGGCGGGTCGGGCAGCATTCCCGGTGTCATTCTGGGGGCCTTTCTGGTGGTCGGCCTGCCGGAGATCTTCAGGGAGTTTGCCACCGCCCGGATGCTGATCTTCGGGGCTGCGATGGTGGCGATGATGATCTTCAGGACCGAGGGCATTCTGCCGCCCCAGCCCCGCAAATACCCACCGGTGGGCGATCGGCTGGCGGGGGAGGCCAAGCCATGA
- a CDS encoding ABC transporter ATP-binding protein produces the protein MSLLQLDKVTKTFGGLKAVDNVSYTVESGSIVGLIGPNGAGKTTIFNLITGNYRPNQGDIRFEERSVVKLPTHQIVALGIARTFQTIRLFQKLSALENVLAGCHCRMRAGALAAMTRLPFQRREEQKALELAMAELRFVGLGQQADQMAANLSYGNQRLLEIARALATQPRLIILDEPAGGMNDQETAALVGLIRNIRARGVTVLLIEHDMSLVMKVCEQIVVVEYGSKIAEGDPAAIKQNPRVIEAYLGTDEE, from the coding sequence ATGAGCCTGCTGCAGTTGGACAAGGTGACCAAGACCTTCGGCGGTCTGAAGGCCGTGGACAATGTTTCCTACACGGTCGAGAGCGGTTCCATCGTCGGGCTGATCGGGCCCAACGGGGCCGGCAAGACGACGATCTTCAACCTCATCACCGGCAACTACCGCCCGAACCAGGGGGACATCCGCTTCGAAGAGCGTTCCGTGGTCAAGTTGCCGACCCATCAGATCGTCGCCCTCGGGATTGCGCGCACCTTTCAGACCATCCGCCTCTTCCAGAAGCTCTCGGCCCTGGAGAACGTACTGGCCGGCTGCCACTGCCGCATGCGCGCCGGCGCCCTGGCGGCCATGACGCGTCTGCCCTTCCAGCGCCGCGAGGAGCAAAAGGCCCTGGAGCTGGCCATGGCCGAGCTGCGCTTCGTGGGGCTGGGCCAGCAGGCCGATCAGATGGCGGCCAACCTGTCATACGGCAACCAGCGGCTGCTTGAAATCGCGCGCGCCCTGGCGACCCAGCCGCGCCTGATCATTCTGGACGAACCCGCCGGCGGCATGAACGATCAAGAGACCGCCGCGCTGGTGGGGCTGATCCGCAACATCCGCGCCCGGGGCGTCACGGTGCTGCTGATCGAACACGACATGAGCCTGGTGATGAAGGTTTGCGAGCAGATCGTGGTGGTCGAATACGGCTCCAAGATTGCCGAGGGCGACCCCGCCGCCATCAAGCAAAACCCCCGGGTGATCGAAGCCTACCTGGGCACAGACGAGGAGTAG